One genomic window of Caballeronia sp. SBC1 includes the following:
- a CDS encoding LysR family transcriptional regulator, producing the protein MDHTSLDIFRVVAAELSVTRAAKRLGRVQSNVTTRIQQLEEELGVALFRRDGNRLTLSAEGERFLGYANRMLALADEARQVLSPQAPSGTLRIGTMESTAAARLPAPLAALHVQYPDVQLRISTAPSRQMIEQVRTGLLDCAFAALPPCGEMASASDLEAAGLHGEPVFREEILLVLPPGHAAVRQGADITVRSLAAFAEGCSYRLLAEEWFGQDRSPLDIQEVGSYHSMLACVAAGGCVSLVPRSVLELLREPPDFRTHVVAKVDTWLIHRNGYETAALNALREALTPFVSKHHAARRKSS; encoded by the coding sequence ATGGATCACACCAGTCTCGACATTTTTCGCGTCGTCGCCGCCGAACTCAGCGTGACCCGGGCGGCCAAGCGGCTCGGCCGCGTGCAGTCGAACGTAACCACGCGAATCCAGCAACTCGAGGAGGAACTGGGGGTGGCACTGTTTCGGCGCGACGGCAATCGTCTTACGCTGAGCGCGGAAGGCGAACGTTTTCTCGGGTACGCGAACCGAATGCTCGCGCTGGCTGACGAAGCGCGACAAGTGCTGAGCCCGCAAGCGCCCTCGGGCACGCTCAGAATCGGCACCATGGAAAGTACGGCCGCGGCTCGTCTTCCTGCACCGCTTGCCGCCCTTCATGTGCAGTACCCCGACGTCCAGCTCAGGATTTCGACGGCGCCATCGCGACAAATGATCGAACAGGTTCGCACTGGTCTGCTGGATTGCGCGTTCGCTGCGCTCCCGCCCTGTGGCGAGATGGCATCGGCATCCGATCTCGAAGCGGCCGGGCTTCACGGCGAACCAGTCTTTCGCGAGGAAATTCTGCTCGTGCTGCCGCCCGGACATGCCGCCGTTCGTCAGGGCGCGGATATCACCGTGCGTTCGCTTGCCGCGTTTGCAGAAGGCTGCAGCTACCGCCTGCTAGCCGAAGAGTGGTTTGGCCAGGACAGGTCACCGCTCGACATTCAGGAGGTCGGGTCCTATCACAGCATGCTGGCGTGCGTTGCGGCAGGCGGTTGCGTGTCCCTCGTGCCGCGCAGCGTGCTCGAGTTGCTACGTGAACCGCCCGACTTCCGAACCCATGTTGTGGCGAAGGTAGATACCTGGCTCATCCATCGAAACGGATACGAGACCGCGGCGTTGAACGCACTGCGCGAAGCACTTACACCGTTCGTGTCGAAGCATCACGCAGCAAGGAGAAAATCATCATGA
- a CDS encoding YbfB/YjiJ family MFS transporter: MSTSTIRKASSTASQGMAALIAALVMAVGIGFGRFAFTGIYPVMVSDAVLTVHQGTLAASANYAGYLAGALLTAAVHPRHSRRLCMLALAGIVVCLGVTALLNAPCLIIAMRGITGAVSAVTMVAASLWLLQHRGHAGGAPLLYAGVGMGIVLSSEMLVAGRAFNLHSAGLWWVLAAGALILAAIALPSLDARPVDASGTRATVHGHESFPALGAGRLIVLYGLAGFGYIITATYLPFFVRNALGSINPIQIWALFGLGAVPSCFIWHAVHMRLGTRRALFLNLALQAIGVILPVVSPNPAGYLGSALIVGGTFMGTTTISMLAGRRVAHTMRMSILAVMTACFGIGQIVGPLVANAMYAPHHSFSGSLETAAAALSVAALLCIRLGRFGQGSAIVQH; the protein is encoded by the coding sequence ATGAGCACGAGCACGATTCGAAAGGCTTCATCGACAGCCAGCCAAGGCATGGCAGCGCTGATCGCCGCGCTCGTCATGGCGGTCGGCATCGGGTTCGGACGCTTTGCGTTCACGGGCATTTACCCGGTCATGGTCAGCGATGCCGTGCTGACCGTGCACCAGGGCACGCTCGCCGCATCGGCGAACTATGCGGGTTATCTGGCCGGAGCGCTGCTGACTGCTGCAGTGCATCCGCGACACTCGCGCAGGCTGTGCATGCTTGCGCTCGCGGGCATCGTGGTGTGTCTCGGAGTGACGGCGCTGTTGAATGCGCCCTGTCTGATCATCGCGATGCGCGGCATCACGGGCGCCGTCAGCGCGGTCACCATGGTGGCGGCTTCGCTCTGGCTGCTGCAACATCGCGGCCACGCGGGCGGTGCCCCGTTGTTATATGCAGGTGTTGGCATGGGCATTGTGCTGTCGTCGGAAATGCTGGTCGCGGGACGTGCGTTCAACCTCCATAGCGCCGGGCTTTGGTGGGTATTGGCAGCAGGCGCATTGATCCTTGCCGCAATTGCGCTGCCGAGTCTCGATGCACGGCCGGTTGACGCCTCCGGCACGCGTGCAACCGTGCACGGACACGAGTCCTTCCCTGCGCTGGGTGCGGGACGGCTGATCGTGCTCTACGGGCTGGCGGGCTTCGGCTACATCATCACCGCGACCTATCTGCCGTTCTTCGTCCGGAACGCACTGGGTTCAATCAATCCTATCCAGATCTGGGCGTTGTTCGGCCTGGGCGCGGTTCCGTCGTGCTTCATCTGGCACGCGGTCCATATGCGCCTTGGCACGCGGCGCGCGCTGTTCCTGAATCTCGCGCTGCAAGCGATCGGCGTCATCTTGCCGGTGGTGTCGCCCAACCCGGCCGGGTACCTCGGCAGCGCATTGATCGTTGGCGGTACATTCATGGGCACCACGACAATTTCGATGCTCGCGGGCCGCCGGGTAGCACACACGATGCGCATGAGCATTCTCGCCGTGATGACCGCATGCTTTGGCATCGGGCAGATCGTGGGACCGCTCGTCGCCAATGCGATGTACGCACCGCATCATTCGTTTTCGGGATCATTGGAGACGGCTGCGGCCGCGCTGAGTGTGGCGGCGCTGCTTTGCATCCGTCTGGGCAGGTTTGGGCAGGGGTCGGCGATTGTCCAGCACTAG
- a CDS encoding GFA family protein, whose protein sequence is MKGSCLCGAIRYEAAALSSPISHCHCQTCQKAHASAYATTARVLRKDFRWTSGASLLRSFESSPGKLRHFCSVCGTQLIAERPEQAHIILRIPTLDEDPGVTPAMHIWTSHDQPWTTENSDIPRYSEWPTA, encoded by the coding sequence ATGAAGGGAAGCTGTTTGTGTGGAGCGATTCGCTATGAGGCGGCGGCACTTTCGTCGCCCATCTCGCACTGCCATTGCCAAACGTGCCAGAAGGCTCACGCCAGCGCGTACGCAACAACGGCGCGAGTGTTGCGGAAAGACTTTCGCTGGACGTCGGGCGCAAGTTTGTTGCGCAGCTTCGAGTCTTCTCCGGGCAAGCTCCGTCATTTCTGTTCCGTCTGCGGCACCCAACTTATTGCTGAGCGGCCGGAACAAGCTCACATCATTCTGCGGATTCCCACGCTCGACGAAGATCCTGGCGTAACGCCCGCCATGCATATCTGGACTTCACACGACCAACCCTGGACGACTGAAAACAGCGACATACCAAGGTATTCCGAATGGCCGACCGCATAG
- a CDS encoding DUF1697 domain-containing protein, whose product MTTYAALLRAVNVGGTGKLPMSELRAMCASVGFSNVRTYIASGNVVFESKLSEVSVKSKLERCLETYAGKPVGILIRSGAELAAVLANNPFSSAAPNQTVAIFLDAPPPADVLDSVSGQRTEEIALGTREIYVHYKDGIARSKLKIPVAGTGTARNMNTVATLVEWTAA is encoded by the coding sequence ATGACTACTTACGCCGCTCTCTTGCGGGCCGTGAACGTTGGCGGCACCGGCAAGCTCCCCATGTCCGAACTTCGCGCGATGTGCGCCTCCGTTGGTTTTTCCAATGTGCGCACGTATATTGCCAGCGGCAACGTTGTGTTCGAAAGCAAGCTTTCGGAAGTATCCGTGAAATCGAAGCTGGAGCGTTGTCTTGAGACTTATGCCGGCAAGCCGGTAGGGATTCTGATCCGTTCGGGCGCTGAGCTAGCGGCAGTTCTTGCCAACAATCCCTTCAGCTCAGCGGCGCCGAATCAAACCGTCGCAATCTTTCTCGACGCACCGCCTCCCGCAGATGTGCTGGATAGTGTGAGTGGTCAGCGAACAGAAGAAATCGCACTCGGGACACGCGAGATTTACGTGCACTACAAAGACGGAATAGCCCGTTCAAAACTTAAAATCCCGGTCGCCGGGACTGGAACCGCTCGCAACATGAATACCGTGGCCACGCTTGTCGAATGGACGGCAGCGTAG
- a CDS encoding polyketide cyclase: protein MLEAITISVSIDRDWQDLYNAIWRPEAFQSWASGLADSTLEECGDHWKAHGPEGSVTIRFTGHNPFGVMDHYVRLSTGEEIYVPLRVFQNGAGAEVAFTLFRQPGMSAEKFEADAAWVRRDLAALCAQFSS, encoded by the coding sequence ATGCTGGAAGCAATAACCATAAGCGTCTCTATCGATCGCGATTGGCAAGACCTGTACAACGCGATATGGCGTCCTGAAGCGTTCCAGAGTTGGGCGTCGGGACTGGCCGATTCGACGCTCGAAGAGTGCGGCGATCACTGGAAAGCGCACGGCCCGGAAGGAAGCGTGACCATTCGATTCACCGGGCACAATCCGTTTGGCGTAATGGATCATTACGTTCGCCTGAGCACCGGCGAGGAAATCTACGTGCCGCTGCGCGTATTTCAAAATGGCGCCGGAGCCGAGGTAGCGTTCACGTTGTTTCGGCAACCGGGTATGTCGGCTGAAAAATTCGAAGCAGACGCGGCCTGGGTGCGACGCGATCTGGCCGCGCTTTGTGCGCAGTTTTCTTCCTGA
- a CDS encoding class I SAM-dependent methyltransferase — protein sequence MNDKPDAAPDSTAARVALWRALHLEADLPPHVLEDEIGLKLLAPDKDWRSRGDMDPQFTRPFRASIVARARFIEDLVVEQAGHGLGQYVILGAGLDSFAQRRPEVASRLRVFEIDQPGPQAWKRQRLIELGFGVPEWLRFVPVDFEAGEAWAEKLATAGFDESKPAIVVSTGVSMYLTKEANMATLRQVAALARGSTLAMTFLLPLEMADPEIRPGLEMAAKGARASGTPFLSFFTPQEILTLAREAGFREARHVSATDLSGRYFAGRTDGLRPPNNAEELLVANT from the coding sequence ATGAACGACAAGCCAGATGCAGCGCCCGACAGCACAGCAGCGAGAGTCGCCTTGTGGCGCGCTCTGCATCTTGAGGCCGACCTGCCGCCGCACGTGCTGGAAGACGAAATCGGCCTGAAGCTGCTGGCCCCGGACAAGGACTGGCGCAGCCGCGGAGACATGGACCCGCAGTTCACTCGCCCCTTTCGCGCCTCAATAGTGGCTCGTGCCCGCTTCATTGAGGATCTGGTCGTGGAACAGGCCGGCCACGGGCTTGGTCAGTATGTGATCCTCGGCGCCGGCCTCGACAGCTTCGCACAGCGCAGGCCAGAGGTCGCATCCCGCCTCCGGGTGTTCGAGATTGATCAGCCAGGGCCTCAGGCGTGGAAGCGTCAACGTCTGATCGAGCTCGGCTTCGGCGTCCCGGAGTGGCTGCGCTTCGTGCCAGTCGATTTCGAGGCAGGAGAGGCTTGGGCGGAAAAGCTCGCGACCGCCGGCTTCGATGAAAGCAAGCCGGCAATCGTGGTCTCCACAGGCGTCAGCATGTATCTCACCAAAGAGGCGAACATGGCTACGCTGCGCCAGGTCGCGGCCCTCGCGCGAGGATCGACGCTCGCGATGACATTCCTGCTCCCGCTGGAGATGGCAGACCCCGAGATACGTCCCGGGCTTGAGATGGCGGCGAAGGGAGCGCGAGCAAGCGGGACACCGTTCCTCAGCTTTTTCACGCCGCAGGAGATCCTGACACTTGCCCGCGAAGCTGGCTTTAGAGAAGCGCGGCACGTCTCGGCGACCGATCTTTCCGGGCGCTACTTCGCGGGCAGGACAGACGGTCTGCGTCCGCCAAATAACGCGGAAGAGCTGCTGGTAGCAAATACGTAG
- a CDS encoding FAD-dependent monooxygenase, which translates to MHKHHQDIYDVVIAGGGPVGLFLACELRLLDLSVLVLEQSEDPHSPLKRLPFGMRGLSTPTIEALYRRGLLDEIVAAQRANDAEDKGKKTAHWMQQPRRPAGHFAGIQFYHDDIDTSKWPYRLPSPADTSMAVALETLETVLGRRACAMGADIRRGFSADEFHASDEDVTVLAGGETFRGRWLVGCDGGRSAIRKAGGFDFVGTDPEFTGYSVEVEIADPEALRAGRHYTSSGMYTYAKPGTIAMVEFDGGAFHRIQPITLERVQAVLRRVSGTEITLKNLRLATTWTDRAYQVTTYRKGRVLLAGDAAHIHSPLGGQGLNLGLGDAMNLGWKLASTIRGVAPAGLLDSYQLERQPVGARVLDWSRAQVALMRPTQSTRALEAIMRDLIETRDGATYFAERVWGISLRYDLGSSHPLAGRSVPDFELVDGTKVGSLLREGKGLFLDFDTGASLQALASRWRGRVSYVAGDVRDRLGLRAVLVRPDGFVAWASEAAPDDKETAQALSRWFGAPEDAGESA; encoded by the coding sequence ATGCACAAGCATCATCAAGATATCTATGACGTTGTAATTGCCGGAGGCGGCCCCGTCGGCCTGTTTCTCGCCTGCGAGCTGCGCCTGTTGGACTTATCGGTCCTGGTGCTGGAGCAATCCGAAGACCCACACTCCCCCTTGAAGCGCCTTCCATTTGGAATGCGCGGTCTTTCAACGCCCACAATTGAAGCGCTCTACCGTCGTGGGTTGCTTGACGAGATAGTCGCGGCTCAGCGTGCGAATGATGCCGAAGACAAGGGTAAGAAGACCGCACACTGGATGCAACAGCCGCGCCGGCCAGCCGGCCATTTTGCGGGCATCCAGTTCTATCACGACGACATCGACACCTCGAAGTGGCCGTATCGCTTGCCAAGCCCGGCCGACACCAGCATGGCAGTCGCATTGGAGACGCTCGAAACAGTCCTGGGCCGCCGAGCGTGCGCGATGGGGGCCGACATTCGGCGTGGCTTCAGCGCTGACGAATTTCACGCGTCAGACGAAGATGTGACCGTTCTCGCTGGCGGGGAGACTTTTCGCGGACGCTGGCTCGTCGGTTGCGACGGTGGCCGAAGTGCGATTCGCAAGGCGGGCGGATTCGATTTCGTCGGCACCGATCCTGAGTTCACCGGCTATTCCGTCGAAGTCGAGATCGCCGACCCGGAAGCGCTCCGCGCCGGCCGGCACTATACGTCGAGCGGCATGTACACCTACGCGAAGCCCGGCACGATCGCGATGGTGGAATTCGACGGCGGCGCTTTTCACCGGATCCAGCCGATCACGCTGGAGCGTGTGCAGGCGGTCTTGCGCCGCGTGTCCGGCACAGAAATCACCCTGAAAAACCTTCGGCTCGCTACCACCTGGACAGATCGCGCCTACCAGGTGACAACGTATCGCAAAGGGCGTGTGCTGCTCGCGGGCGATGCCGCGCACATCCATTCTCCTTTGGGCGGTCAAGGACTCAACCTCGGGCTCGGAGACGCGATGAACCTAGGCTGGAAGCTGGCATCCACGATCCGTGGCGTCGCGCCGGCCGGTCTACTCGACAGCTATCAGCTGGAGCGACAACCCGTAGGAGCACGCGTTCTCGACTGGTCGCGCGCGCAAGTCGCACTCATGCGACCAACCCAAAGCACGCGCGCGCTCGAAGCCATCATGCGGGATCTAATCGAGACCCGCGATGGCGCGACGTATTTCGCTGAGCGCGTGTGGGGTATTTCGCTGCGCTACGATCTTGGCAGCAGTCATCCCTTGGCGGGCCGCAGCGTGCCTGATTTCGAACTGGTCGACGGAACGAAGGTTGGCAGCCTTCTGCGCGAAGGGAAAGGCCTCTTCCTGGACTTCGATACAGGCGCATCGCTTCAGGCGCTTGCGAGCCGTTGGCGAGGCCGGGTCAGCTATGTCGCAGGCGACGTCAGGGACCGGCTGGGTTTGCGCGCTGTACTGGTGCGTCCTGACGGGTTCGTCGCCTGGGCGAGTGAAGCCGCCCCTGACGACAAGGAGACTGCCCAGGCCTTATCGCGATGGTTCGGCGCACCTGAGGATGCGGGTGAATCCGCCTAA
- a CDS encoding rod shape-determining protein: MFGFLRSYFSNDLAIDLGTSNTLIYMRGKGIVLDEPSVVSIRQEGGPNAKKTILAVGKEAKQMLGKVPGNIEAIRPMKDGVIADFSITEQMIKRFIRMAHEPRMLAPSPRIVVCVPCGSTQVERRAIKEAAHSAGASQVYLIEEPMAAATGAGLPVSEATGSMVVDIGGGTTEVGVIALGGIVYKGSVRVGGDKFDDAIVNYIRRNYGMLIGEQTAEAIKKQIGSAFPGSEVLEMEVRGRNMSEGIPRSFTVSSNEILEALSDPLNQIVSAVKIALENTPPELGADIAERGIMLAGGGALLRDLDRLLAEETGLPVLVAEAPLTCVVRGSGMALERMDKFGSVFSYE; encoded by the coding sequence ATGTTCGGTTTTCTGCGCAGTTATTTTTCCAACGACCTGGCGATCGATCTCGGCACCTCGAATACGCTGATCTACATGCGTGGCAAGGGTATCGTCCTTGACGAACCCTCGGTCGTGTCAATTCGTCAGGAAGGCGGCCCGAATGCCAAAAAAACCATTCTGGCCGTGGGCAAGGAAGCCAAGCAAATGCTCGGCAAGGTGCCCGGCAACATTGAAGCCATCCGCCCGATGAAGGACGGCGTGATCGCCGACTTCAGCATTACCGAGCAAATGATCAAACGCTTTATCCGGATGGCCCACGAACCCCGCATGTTGGCACCATCGCCGCGGATTGTTGTATGCGTGCCCTGCGGATCCACCCAGGTCGAGCGACGTGCAATCAAGGAGGCCGCGCATAGCGCCGGAGCCTCGCAGGTCTACCTGATCGAAGAACCCATGGCGGCCGCAACCGGTGCCGGTCTGCCTGTGTCCGAGGCGACCGGCTCCATGGTGGTCGACATCGGCGGTGGCACCACCGAAGTCGGCGTCATTGCACTTGGCGGCATTGTGTACAAGGGTTCCGTGCGCGTTGGCGGCGACAAATTCGATGACGCGATCGTCAACTATATCCGCCGCAACTACGGCATGCTGATTGGTGAGCAGACCGCTGAAGCGATCAAGAAGCAGATAGGCTCCGCGTTCCCCGGCTCGGAAGTCCTGGAAATGGAAGTGAGGGGCCGCAACATGTCCGAAGGTATACCGCGTAGCTTCACGGTATCCAGCAATGAGATCCTCGAAGCCCTCTCCGATCCGCTGAACCAGATAGTCTCGGCAGTCAAAATCGCGCTCGAAAACACGCCACCGGAACTTGGCGCCGACATTGCCGAGCGCGGCATCATGCTCGCGGGCGGCGGTGCACTGCTGCGAGATCTCGACCGCCTGCTGGCTGAAGAGACCGGCTTGCCGGTGCTCGTCGCTGAAGCCCCCCTGACGTGCGTCGTGCGTGGCTCGGGCATGGCGCTCGAACGCATGGACAAATTCGGCAGCGTCTTCTCGTACGAATGA
- a CDS encoding VOC family protein produces MNLHKEAKLNHLSFPTTNVAETAAFFEKYLGCEIVAAGESCLLKRDGFDIVLDHVTEEVPVWPKNFHFGLELESLDDVHTLYKEFLEGGVRMETEVFNNSRGSRFFCRSPGGVLIEVNTRADMHKQDQWQKLF; encoded by the coding sequence ATGAATCTTCATAAAGAAGCAAAGCTGAACCACCTGAGCTTTCCCACTACCAACGTAGCCGAAACGGCTGCATTTTTCGAGAAATACCTCGGCTGCGAGATCGTCGCCGCTGGAGAGAGCTGCCTGCTCAAACGGGATGGTTTTGACATCGTTCTGGACCACGTCACGGAGGAGGTGCCAGTTTGGCCCAAAAACTTCCACTTCGGCCTGGAGCTCGAGAGCCTGGATGATGTCCATACCCTGTATAAGGAATTTCTGGAGGGCGGCGTTCGCATGGAAACGGAGGTCTTTAACAACTCGCGTGGCTCGCGGTTCTTTTGCCGCTCGCCTGGTGGCGTCCTGATCGAGGTCAACACCCGCGCAGATATGCACAAACAGGATCAATGGCAAAAGCTGTTCTAA